In a genomic window of Streptomyces pristinaespiralis:
- a CDS encoding HEAT repeat domain-containing protein yields the protein MGKRWNEATSRAAVGQLLEGRTANQVLDFDDPACWTALDQAVRAFGRYWWDEYDPRTSGRLCQRQETALCHPDGRVRENALVTGARTSAFWHLVVVRCTDWVEPVRLCARVLLRERLTGAPEQSLRDLTPLVLRLGRRVEGGWARGLFEEALDAVPDLAQSLLRDSRDSATRRLAARVVLDHGLLDVRALARRAAGDPDPVLARLWTDAALAAMAAQGPDDRAVDILLGGRMPLVRSAGVTALRQAGRAHEAANHLADRSGLVRACARWVISQDGGDPHARHLELCGHLDTVAPYAVTGLAECGRREDAALLRTLLTHPSGGVRAQAVAGLRLLESASVETVLPLVDDPAPAVAREAARALLPYARRLCADLLTERLSPRWPTATRQAAFRLLRERGGVVQLRSCVALLADTDPRLRVRAESTVRNRTWTREVPPGDAEVDRLLRQCAHLFSEDAMDVTRTRIGLARSGTS from the coding sequence GCTGGACGGCGCTGGACCAGGCGGTCCGGGCCTTCGGACGGTACTGGTGGGACGAGTACGACCCGCGGACGTCCGGCCGGCTGTGCCAACGGCAGGAGACCGCCCTGTGCCACCCGGACGGCCGGGTCCGCGAGAACGCGCTCGTCACCGGGGCACGGACGTCCGCCTTCTGGCACCTCGTCGTCGTGCGCTGCACCGACTGGGTCGAGCCGGTGCGGCTTTGCGCCCGCGTACTGCTCAGGGAGCGGTTGACAGGCGCACCGGAGCAGAGCCTGCGCGATCTCACGCCACTGGTGCTGCGGCTGGGCCGCCGGGTGGAGGGCGGATGGGCGCGCGGGCTCTTCGAGGAGGCGCTGGATGCCGTTCCGGATCTGGCGCAGAGCCTCCTTCGGGACTCGCGGGACAGCGCGACACGGCGCCTCGCCGCACGCGTCGTGCTCGACCACGGGCTGCTGGACGTACGGGCGCTGGCGCGCCGGGCCGCCGGCGATCCGGATCCGGTCCTCGCGCGGCTGTGGACGGACGCGGCGCTCGCCGCCATGGCGGCCCAGGGACCCGACGACCGCGCCGTCGACATCCTGCTCGGCGGGCGCATGCCGCTCGTACGGTCGGCCGGGGTCACGGCGCTGCGGCAGGCGGGGCGGGCGCACGAGGCGGCGAACCACCTCGCCGACCGGTCGGGCCTGGTACGAGCCTGCGCCCGGTGGGTGATCAGCCAGGACGGCGGAGATCCGCACGCCCGCCACCTCGAGCTGTGCGGGCACCTCGACACCGTGGCGCCCTACGCCGTCACCGGGCTCGCGGAGTGCGGTCGGCGGGAGGACGCCGCACTGCTCCGCACGCTGCTGACACATCCCTCCGGCGGTGTGCGCGCGCAGGCCGTGGCCGGGCTGCGGCTGCTCGAATCGGCGTCCGTCGAGACCGTGCTTCCCCTGGTGGACGACCCGGCGCCGGCCGTCGCCCGCGAGGCGGCGCGGGCGCTGCTCCCCTACGCACGCCGGCTCTGCGCGGACCTGCTCACCGAGCGGCTGTCGCCACGGTGGCCCACCGCAACCCGTCAGGCCGCCTTCCGCCTGCTGCGGGAGCGGGGCGGGGTCGTGCAACTCCGTTCCTGCGTGGCCCTGTTGGCGGACACCGACCCCCGCCTTCGGGTCAGGGCGGAGTCCACGGTGCGCAACCGGACCTGGACGCGCGAGGTCCCGCCGGGTGACGCGGAGGTGGACCGGCTGCTCCGGCAGTGCGCGCACCTCTTCAGCGAAGACGCCATGGACGTGACACGCACGCGGATCGGCCTCGCGCGGTCCGGGACGTCCTGA
- a CDS encoding acetylornithine transaminase: MSSTGNEQLAQRWQGVMSDNYGTPKLSLVSGEGSKVRDADGTEYTDFVGGIAVNALGHAHPAVVEAVTRQISRLGHVSNLYVAEPPVALAERLLQLFGRPGRVYFANSGAEANEAAFKIGRLTGRSHMVATTGGFHGRTMGALALTGQPAKQEPFLPLPSDVTHVPYGDAEALRAAVTEDTAFVIIEPIQGENGVVVPPKGYLEAAREITRATGTLLVLDEVQTGIGRTGHWFEHQAHQGVEPDIVTLAKGLGGGLPIGATVVFGAAAELLKPGHHGTTFGGNPVACAAGLAVLDTLAADGALDTVKRLGEKLRDEIEGLGHPLVSHVRGSGLLLGIVLTGPLAPKVQQAAQDAGFLVNAPAPDVVRLMPALTIADAEVDAFLHALPGILDASTPATAGDGEGRSGE; the protein is encoded by the coding sequence GTGAGCAGCACCGGGAACGAGCAGCTCGCCCAGCGGTGGCAGGGCGTCATGTCCGACAACTACGGCACGCCGAAACTGTCGCTGGTCAGCGGAGAGGGCTCCAAGGTCCGGGACGCGGACGGCACCGAGTACACCGACTTCGTCGGCGGCATCGCGGTCAACGCGCTCGGCCACGCCCATCCCGCCGTCGTCGAGGCCGTCACCCGCCAGATCTCCCGCCTGGGCCACGTCTCCAACCTGTACGTCGCGGAACCGCCGGTCGCCCTCGCCGAGCGACTGCTCCAGCTGTTCGGCCGGCCGGGCAGGGTCTACTTCGCCAACTCGGGCGCCGAGGCCAACGAAGCCGCCTTCAAGATCGGCCGGCTGACCGGCCGCTCGCACATGGTGGCCACCACCGGAGGATTCCACGGACGCACGATGGGCGCCCTGGCGCTCACCGGGCAGCCCGCGAAGCAGGAGCCCTTCCTGCCCCTGCCGTCGGACGTCACGCACGTCCCGTACGGCGACGCGGAGGCGCTGCGCGCCGCGGTCACCGAGGACACCGCCTTCGTGATCATCGAGCCGATCCAGGGCGAGAACGGCGTGGTCGTGCCGCCCAAGGGCTACCTCGAGGCCGCCCGGGAGATCACCCGTGCCACCGGCACGCTGCTCGTCCTCGACGAGGTCCAGACCGGCATCGGACGTACCGGGCACTGGTTCGAGCACCAGGCCCACCAGGGCGTGGAGCCCGACATCGTCACCCTGGCCAAGGGCCTCGGTGGCGGACTGCCCATCGGCGCGACCGTCGTCTTCGGTGCGGCGGCGGAGCTGCTGAAGCCCGGCCACCACGGCACCACGTTCGGCGGGAACCCGGTCGCGTGCGCGGCGGGACTCGCGGTCCTCGACACCCTCGCGGCCGACGGCGCCCTCGACACCGTCAAGCGGCTGGGCGAGAAGCTGCGCGACGAAATCGAGGGTCTCGGTCATCCGCTGGTCTCCCACGTCCGCGGCAGCGGCCTGCTGCTGGGTATCGTGCTCACCGGGCCCCTCGCACCGAAGGTGCAGCAGGCGGCCCAGGATGCGGGCTTCCTGGTGAACGCCCCCGCGCCCGATGTCGTACGGCTCATGCCGGCACTGACCATCGCCGACGCGGAGGTGGACGCGTTCCTCCATGCGCTGCCCGGCATCCTCGACGCGAGCACGCCGGCCACGGCGGGCGACGGGGAAGGACGATCCGGAGAATGA
- a CDS encoding arginine repressor: protein MTDANGTEHGGPAVPQTRTARHRRIVDILNRQPVRSQSQLAKLLADNGLHVTQATLSRDLDELGAVKIRNTGGELIYAVPSEGGFRTPQAPLGESAKEERMRRLSGELLISAEASANLVVLRTPPGAAQFLASAIDQAELHDVLGTIAGDDTLMLISRDPAGGQALADHLLRLAQNDR from the coding sequence ATGACCGACGCGAACGGCACCGAGCACGGCGGGCCCGCCGTACCGCAGACCCGCACGGCCCGCCACCGCCGGATCGTGGACATCCTCAACCGGCAGCCGGTGCGCTCCCAGAGCCAGTTGGCGAAACTCCTCGCGGACAACGGACTGCACGTCACCCAGGCGACGCTCTCCCGCGACCTCGACGAACTGGGCGCGGTGAAGATCCGCAACACCGGCGGCGAGCTCATCTACGCGGTGCCCAGCGAGGGCGGCTTCCGGACCCCGCAGGCCCCGCTGGGCGAGTCGGCGAAGGAGGAGCGCATGCGGCGCCTCTCCGGCGAACTGCTGATCTCGGCGGAGGCGTCGGCCAACCTCGTGGTCCTGCGCACACCTCCGGGAGCGGCGCAGTTCCTCGCGTCGGCCATCGACCAGGCGGAACTGCACGATGTGCTCGGCACGATCGCGGGTGACGACACCCTGATGCTGATCAGCCGCGACCCGGCGGGTGGGCAGGCGCTGGCGGACCATCTGCTGCGTCTGGCGCAGAACGACCGGTAG
- a CDS encoding pyridoxamine 5'-phosphate oxidase family protein — MGKTFERIEGRLRDFIEQQPVFFTATAPLTGDGHVNLSPKGRSGTLAVIDEATVAYLDFGGSGAETIAHLREEGNGRITLMWCAFSGPPQVVRVHGQGEAVFRDDPRWPALIGLFKDADGPAARAIIVVHARRISQVCGFAVPFMDYREERTQHAEYFGRKSDEEFAAYCEKKEHIGVSLDGLPGLPLPLPARTD; from the coding sequence ATGGGTAAAACGTTTGAACGCATCGAAGGCCGGCTCCGGGACTTCATCGAACAGCAGCCGGTGTTCTTCACGGCGACCGCGCCGCTGACAGGGGACGGGCACGTCAACCTGTCGCCCAAGGGCCGCAGCGGCACGCTGGCCGTCATCGACGAGGCGACGGTCGCCTACCTCGACTTCGGCGGCAGCGGCGCCGAGACGATCGCACATCTGCGGGAGGAGGGGAACGGGCGGATCACCCTGATGTGGTGCGCGTTCTCCGGGCCGCCGCAGGTGGTGCGGGTGCACGGCCAGGGCGAGGCGGTCTTCCGTGACGATCCGCGCTGGCCCGCGCTGATCGGCCTCTTCAAGGACGCCGACGGCCCGGCCGCCCGCGCGATCATCGTCGTCCACGCCCGCCGCATCAGCCAGGTCTGCGGCTTCGCCGTGCCGTTCATGGACTACCGGGAGGAACGGACGCAGCATGCCGAGTACTTCGGCCGGAAGTCGGACGAGGAGTTCGCGGCGTACTGCGAGAAGAAGGAACACATCGGCGTGAGCCTGGACGGCCTCCCGGGTCTGCCCCTGCCCCTCCCCGCCCGCACGGACTGA